A part of Desulfomicrobium baculatum DSM 4028 genomic DNA contains:
- a CDS encoding acetate--CoA ligase family protein, which translates to MRDDYLHALFSPQAIAVVGSFDSAGALARVVLSNLEGWGYQGRIVSVNWTSQKDPRALDDLKGVDLAVVCLAPEFVLEALEQVADMGVKAVIITSAGFREIGGQGYYLEESIIQLAERRNLTLLGPNCLGVASWADHLNASLIARLPSQGNIAFFSPSGSMCNAILDWAASEEIGFSKFASLGNRAVIDEASMLQFLAEDPQTSVIIGYLEGMNNGRRFARISQTITHEKPVIMLQAGMTEHGQKAISSHVGALTGSERAYQTALKQAGIIQVDNLSSLFDLARMFGTQPLPKGPNLAIVTNSGGAGILAADGMAGTSLILPRLGRDTAARLVDILPRHAQTSNLVDIGMDATPVQYAQALDTVLKDRQIQMALLVIAPGLGVDLPAIVRELVALPRAVGKAVAVCLIGQEGVMEEKRFLQRHGLPCYSNPKAALASFEAMLRYAGWKTKSYPVEVCYRRDKAKAERFLQDCLDARKTELFGFEVQPLLMAYELGFPRTELARTSKSAVKIAKRLACSVALKIASPHIEYKSDVGGVEVNLQTSEAVRQGFAQLTSRVQCQRSEAFISGCLVQEMILGKPAEVCIRVQRDPKFGPLIRFGLSGSQADIFQEYSMRLAPLSLEDAAGMMRELKVFSLLKRERGRDALDLRALEDVLLTVSQMTLDFPEIYTLEFDPVLVTSRGAWVAGARMSLLPQSE; encoded by the coding sequence ATGAGAGACGATTATCTTCACGCCCTTTTTTCTCCCCAAGCCATCGCCGTTGTCGGATCTTTCGACAGCGCAGGAGCCTTGGCCCGTGTAGTGCTTTCAAATCTTGAAGGCTGGGGGTATCAGGGGAGGATTGTTTCCGTCAATTGGACCTCCCAGAAAGACCCGCGCGCCCTTGACGATTTGAAAGGGGTCGATCTTGCCGTGGTCTGCCTTGCTCCGGAGTTCGTGCTTGAAGCCCTGGAGCAGGTCGCGGATATGGGCGTCAAGGCGGTCATCATCACCTCCGCCGGATTCCGGGAGATCGGGGGGCAGGGCTACTACCTTGAAGAATCCATCATCCAGCTGGCTGAACGCCGGAATCTGACCCTGCTTGGTCCCAACTGCCTGGGCGTGGCCTCCTGGGCCGATCACTTGAACGCATCGCTCATCGCCCGTCTGCCCAGCCAAGGCAATATCGCCTTTTTCTCGCCGTCCGGGTCCATGTGCAACGCCATCCTGGATTGGGCCGCAAGCGAGGAAATCGGATTCTCCAAGTTCGCAAGCCTCGGCAACCGCGCTGTCATTGATGAAGCGTCCATGCTGCAATTTCTGGCCGAAGACCCGCAGACCAGCGTCATCATCGGATATCTTGAAGGCATGAACAACGGCCGTCGTTTCGCGCGCATCAGCCAGACCATCACCCACGAGAAGCCGGTCATCATGCTGCAGGCCGGCATGACCGAACACGGTCAGAAGGCAATTTCTTCCCATGTAGGGGCCCTGACCGGGTCGGAACGGGCCTACCAGACGGCGCTCAAGCAGGCGGGCATCATCCAGGTGGACAATCTCTCCTCGCTGTTTGATTTGGCACGCATGTTCGGCACCCAGCCGCTGCCCAAGGGGCCGAATCTGGCCATTGTCACCAATTCCGGTGGGGCCGGGATCCTGGCCGCCGACGGCATGGCCGGAACCAGCCTCATCCTTCCGCGCCTTGGCCGTGATACGGCCGCCCGCCTGGTCGATATTCTTCCCCGCCATGCGCAGACATCCAATCTTGTGGATATCGGCATGGACGCCACGCCTGTGCAGTACGCCCAGGCTTTGGACACGGTACTCAAGGATCGGCAGATTCAGATGGCCCTGCTGGTCATAGCGCCGGGACTTGGCGTGGACCTGCCGGCCATAGTGCGCGAACTGGTCGCCTTGCCCAGAGCGGTAGGCAAGGCCGTGGCGGTCTGCCTGATCGGTCAGGAAGGGGTGATGGAGGAGAAACGTTTTCTGCAGCGTCATGGCTTGCCGTGCTATTCGAACCCCAAGGCAGCGCTGGCCAGCTTTGAGGCCATGTTGCGCTATGCCGGGTGGAAGACCAAGTCCTACCCGGTCGAGGTCTGTTACCGCCGAGACAAGGCCAAGGCCGAGCGTTTCTTGCAGGATTGCCTGGATGCCCGCAAAACGGAGTTGTTCGGCTTCGAGGTGCAACCCCTGCTCATGGCCTATGAATTGGGCTTTCCCCGCACGGAGCTGGCCCGGACCAGCAAAAGCGCGGTCAAGATTGCCAAGCGGCTGGCCTGCTCCGTGGCGCTGAAGATCGCGTCTCCGCATATCGAATACAAAAGCGATGTGGGCGGCGTGGAGGTCAATCTGCAGACTTCCGAAGCGGTGCGTCAGGGCTTTGCGCAGTTGACCTCGCGCGTGCAGTGCCAGCGCAGCGAAGCCTTTATCTCGGGTTGTCTGGTTCAGGAAATGATTCTCGGAAAACCGGCGGAAGTTTGCATCCGGGTTCAGCGCGATCCGAAATTCGGCCCGCTGATCCGCTTCGGGCTGTCGGGCAGCCAGGCGGATATTTTCCAGGAGTACTCGATGCGTCTTGCGCCCTTGTCGCTGGAGGACGCAGCAGGGATGATGCGGGAGCTCAAGGTTTTTTCTCTGCTCAAGCGGGAGCGCGGGCGCGACGCGCTGGACTTGAGGGCTCTTGAGGATGTATTGTTGACCGTGTCGCAGATGACGCTGGATTTTCCTGAAATCTACACCCTGGAATTCGATCCTGTTCTGGTCACGTCAAGGGGGGCCTGGGTGGCCGGGGCGCGAATGTCTCTTTTGCCTCAGTCTGAATAG
- a CDS encoding phosphotransacetylase family protein — translation MVGIYVGATSGYSGKNMIAMGIGLKLQKEGYRVGYMKPVGALPQEKNGVLGDADAFFVQDILGLSENPALVTPVVVDQDFKMKAFTGKCEDLMPRIKDAYETLGKNKDVMIVAGSGSMYSGKYCGVDGISVVKSLGIKSIIIDRYVKELNYDYLIAMKELLGEQLLGVLLNDIPPAFKEELDSLLHPFMESKGIKVLGKIPSDPLMGAIKVADLADRLGGKIITAQDKSERVVENFLIGTMQVENFMTHFRKSKKSAIIVGGDRSDVQLVALEGQCQCLVLTGNLYPNDIIMTRAEVLEVPIVVVRDDTFTVAKKMEAILSRHKLRDVIKIQHGSQLVSSIIDFQYMKESLGI, via the coding sequence ATGGTAGGAATTTATGTAGGGGCGACATCCGGCTATTCCGGGAAAAACATGATTGCCATGGGGATCGGGCTCAAGCTGCAAAAAGAGGGCTACCGGGTCGGATACATGAAGCCGGTAGGAGCCTTGCCGCAGGAAAAGAACGGCGTGCTGGGCGATGCCGACGCGTTCTTCGTACAGGATATTCTGGGGCTGAGCGAAAACCCCGCCCTGGTCACTCCGGTGGTCGTGGATCAGGATTTCAAGATGAAGGCCTTCACGGGAAAATGTGAAGACCTGATGCCACGGATCAAGGACGCATACGAAACGCTCGGCAAGAACAAGGACGTCATGATCGTGGCCGGATCGGGCAGCATGTACTCCGGCAAGTATTGCGGCGTGGACGGGATCAGCGTCGTCAAATCTTTGGGCATCAAGTCCATCATCATTGATCGCTACGTTAAAGAGCTGAATTACGACTATCTCATCGCCATGAAGGAACTGCTCGGGGAACAGCTCCTTGGCGTGCTCCTGAACGACATTCCCCCGGCTTTCAAGGAAGAGCTTGATTCCCTTCTGCACCCATTCATGGAGAGCAAGGGCATCAAGGTTCTGGGCAAGATCCCGTCCGACCCGCTCATGGGCGCCATCAAGGTCGCGGACCTGGCCGACCGTCTGGGCGGCAAGATCATCACCGCGCAGGACAAGTCCGAGCGGGTGGTGGAAAATTTTCTGATCGGCACCATGCAGGTCGAGAACTTCATGACCCATTTCCGCAAGAGCAAGAAGTCCGCGATCATCGTCGGCGGCGACCGCTCCGACGTGCAGCTGGTGGCCCTGGAAGGACAGTGCCAGTGCCTGGTCCTGACCGGCAACCTCTACCCCAACGACATCATCATGACCCGGGCCGAGGTGCTGGAAGTGCCCATCGTGGTAGTCCGCGACGACACCTTCACCGTGGCCAAGAAGATGGAAGCCATCCTGTCCCGGCACAAGCTGCGCGACGTGATCAAGATCCAGCACGGCTCCCAGCTGGTCAGCTCCATCATCGACTTCCAGTATATGAAGGAAAGTCTGGGGATTTAA
- a CDS encoding calcium-binding protein yields MSYNESDNNLKTEAQLQPLNEYATPGQSALGVGDSNLPTDEANNVGYIFHGTYQSDTLFGGMGADTLYGGSGHDTLYGGAGNDLLNGGIGFYYDRDALHGGDGDDTLVSWAGGDTLDGGDGIDMVDYSTRGFWGVTVDLGLGTAKINYGIGDDVLIGIENVVGSIFHDSLTGADVANMLDGGGGHDTLRGLGGDDTLHGGSDDDSLDGGDGDDSLDGGDGEDTMHGGAGGNDSLYGGDGAFSDYMEGGDGDDTLEGGDGGDYMDGGYGNDILYGGDGDDLMSGYAGNDTLYGGAGNDFLLSGGGNDSLSGGAGNDILGGSTASGDCTLDGGDGNDTMSGGVGKILLLGGDGNDLLYGWVGVDTLDGGAGIDTADYFCSDAAVRVDLNLTTAQSGGDAEGDLLTGIENLTGSDFNDTLIGNGQNNVLSGLSGNDSLVGGSGNNSLSGGDGDDILRGGVHGDTLDGGAGVDTVSYESSGLGVDVDLNRQGGGQTQPGVGGPGLLNDAKDDVLTGIENLTGSNYGDKLTGDGNDNVLSGLNAADTLYGGGGDDSLYGGAGFDFLMGGAGADLLDGGTYTDTASYSASDAAVNIDLRRAGAQSGGDAQGDTLVGIERVIGSNHNDTIIGSNGTDYLYGMDGNDDVRAAYGNDTLDGGAGADTLWGATGTNLLLGGDGDDKLYGQGNNDTLAGGAGADLLDGGTETDTADYSASSAAVNIDLRRAGTQSGGDAQGDTLVSIERVIGSNHNDTIIGSNGTDYLYGMDGNDDVRAAYGDDTLDGGAGTDTLYGGRDKNLLLGGDGDDSLYGASNNDTLVGGAGADLLDGGTETDTADYSASSTWVNVNLSLSTAQTGGGDGNHALGDTLVSIENVTGSQYDDSITGNGWNNVLDGGDGADNLDGGGGRDTLDGGAGNDFLLGGADNDSLYGGDWNFSDTLDGGDGDDTLDGGAGRDSLLGGAGDDSLYGGDEDFFDTLDGGDGDDTLNGGEAYDSLLGGAGNDSLYGGNESWNDTLDGGAGNDTLVGGAGSDLLDGGTETDTADYSASSTWVNIDMNLATEQTGGGDGNHALGDTLVSIENVTGSQYDDSITGNGWNNVLDGGDGADILDGGAGRDNLNGGAGNDSLDGGAGDDFLLGGAGNDSLYGGERNFSDTLDGGDGYDTLDGGTGDDSLLGGAGNDSLYGGDWNFADTLDGGDGDDTLNGGEAYDSLLGGAGNDFLYGGNESWNDTLDGGAGNDILVGGAGADVLDGGTETDTADYSASDAAVQVNLNLTTAQTGGHAKGDVLTGIENLTGSNHNDVLTGDGRANVLYGGDGNDQLIGGAGADLLNGGAGNDTADYSTSSAAVNIDLRRTGAQSGGDAQGDTLVGIERVIGSNHNDTIIGSNGTDYLYGMDGNDDVRAAYGDDTLDGGAGNDSLWGAKDVNLLLGGDGDDKLYGQGNNDTLVGGAGADLLDGGTETDTADYSASSTWVNIDMNLATAQTGGGDGNHALGDTLVSIENVTGSQYDDSITGNGWNNVLDGGDGADTLYGGGGHDTLNGGAGNDSLYGGVEAQYDHLDGGSGNDTLDGGAGNDFLLGGAGNDSLYGGDWNFVDTLDGGDGDDTLDGGEGRDSLLGGAGNDSLYGGFEAYSDHLYGGSGADTLDGGAGYDFLLGGDGNDSLYGGERNFSDTLDGGDGDDTLDGGYGRDSLLGGAGNDFLYGGNESWNDTLDGGAGNDTLDGGAGNDVLYGGGGIDSLFGDAGNDILHLNPATTGLLDGSGTILPTHIGMLDGGAGTDTLVLDGHDGSGVTLDLSALVTAAKITGIERIDITGGDDDNNILTLKASDVFATSGGNSLYIDGDAGDRVTTTDTGWTASVDVTMNGQAYHHYVNESYNLYVDADIGQLNIIHS; encoded by the coding sequence ATGAGTTACAACGAATCGGACAACAATCTCAAAACCGAGGCGCAGTTGCAGCCGTTGAACGAGTACGCCACTCCCGGTCAGAGTGCCTTGGGCGTTGGCGACAGTAATCTCCCAACCGATGAGGCCAACAACGTCGGGTACATTTTTCATGGCACCTACCAATCGGATACTCTGTTCGGCGGCATGGGCGCCGACACCCTGTATGGAGGCAGCGGCCACGACACGTTGTACGGCGGAGCAGGCAACGACCTGCTGAACGGCGGCATCGGCTTCTATTATGATAGGGACGCTTTGCATGGCGGCGATGGCGACGACACTCTGGTCAGCTGGGCGGGCGGCGACACCCTGGACGGCGGCGACGGGATCGACATGGTCGACTACAGTACCAGGGGCTTCTGGGGGGTCACGGTAGACCTGGGCCTGGGCACGGCCAAGATCAACTACGGCATCGGGGACGATGTGCTCATCGGCATAGAAAATGTCGTCGGCTCAATCTTCCACGACAGTCTTACCGGTGCTGACGTGGCGAACATGCTGGACGGGGGTGGCGGTCACGACACCCTGCGTGGCCTTGGCGGCGACGACACTCTGCATGGCGGCAGCGACGACGACTCCTTGGATGGCGGCGACGGCGATGATTCCCTGGATGGCGGTGACGGCGAAGACACCATGCATGGCGGGGCCGGTGGTAATGATTCCCTGTACGGTGGCGATGGCGCTTTCTCCGACTACATGGAGGGCGGCGACGGCGACGACACCTTGGAGGGCGGCGACGGCGGCGACTACATGGACGGTGGCTATGGCAACGACATCCTGTACGGCGGCGACGGCGACGACCTCATGTCCGGCTACGCGGGCAATGACACCCTGTACGGAGGGGCTGGCAATGACTTCTTGTTGAGCGGCGGCGGCAATGATTCTCTCTCCGGGGGCGCAGGCAATGACATCTTGGGAGGTAGCACGGCGAGTGGGGATTGCACCCTTGACGGCGGCGATGGCAACGACACCATGAGCGGAGGGGTCGGCAAGATCCTCCTGCTTGGCGGCGACGGCAACGACCTCCTGTATGGCTGGGTCGGCGTTGACACCTTGGACGGCGGCGCAGGCATAGACACGGCCGACTACTTCTGCAGCGATGCGGCGGTACGGGTGGACCTGAATTTGACCACGGCCCAGAGCGGTGGCGATGCCGAGGGCGACTTACTGACGGGCATTGAGAATCTCACGGGCTCGGACTTCAACGATACGCTCATTGGCAACGGTCAGAACAACGTGCTCTCCGGCCTGAGCGGCAACGACTCCCTGGTCGGCGGAAGCGGCAACAACAGTCTGTCCGGCGGCGACGGTGATGACATCCTGCGGGGTGGTGTCCATGGCGACACCCTGGACGGCGGCGCGGGCGTAGACACGGTCAGCTATGAAAGCAGCGGCTTGGGGGTCGACGTGGACCTGAACCGCCAGGGCGGCGGCCAGACCCAGCCGGGTGTCGGCGGACCAGGCTTATTGAATGATGCTAAAGACGATGTGCTTACGGGAATAGAAAACCTCACCGGATCGAATTATGGTGACAAGCTCACCGGCGATGGCAATGACAATGTGCTTTCCGGTCTGAACGCTGCCGACACCTTGTACGGTGGCGGCGGCGACGACTCCCTGTATGGCGGTGCCGGCTTCGACTTCCTAATGGGCGGTGCCGGGGCGGACCTCCTGGACGGCGGAACATACACTGACACGGCCAGCTACAGCGCCAGCGACGCGGCTGTGAACATCGACCTGCGGCGCGCTGGCGCCCAGTCCGGCGGCGACGCCCAGGGCGACACTCTGGTCGGCATCGAGCGCGTCATCGGCTCGAACCACAACGATACCATTATCGGCAGCAACGGAACGGACTACCTGTACGGCATGGACGGCAATGACGATGTCAGGGCCGCCTATGGCAATGACACTCTGGATGGCGGAGCTGGCGCCGACACCCTGTGGGGCGCTACGGGCACAAACCTCCTGCTTGGCGGCGATGGCGACGACAAGCTCTACGGTCAGGGCAACAACGACACCCTGGCCGGTGGAGCCGGGGCGGACCTGCTGGACGGCGGGACGGAGACCGACACGGCGGACTACAGCGCGAGCAGTGCGGCAGTGAACATCGACCTGCGGCGCGCTGGCACCCAGTCCGGTGGCGACGCCCAGGGCGACACTCTGGTTAGCATCGAGCGCGTCATCGGCTCGAACCACAACGATACCATTATCGGCAGCAACGGAACGGACTACCTGTACGGCATGGACGGCAATGACGATGTCAGGGCCGCCTATGGCGACGACACTCTGGATGGCGGCGCGGGCACCGACACCCTCTACGGCGGCAGAGACAAGAACCTCCTGCTTGGCGGCGACGGCGACGACAGTCTCTATGGAGCCTCAAACAACGACACCCTGGTCGGCGGTGCCGGTGCTGACCTCCTGGACGGTGGAACGGAGACCGACACGGCGGACTACAGCGCCAGCTCTACATGGGTGAATGTGAATCTGAGCCTGAGCACGGCGCAGACCGGCGGCGGCGACGGCAACCACGCCCTGGGTGACACCCTGGTGAGCATCGAGAACGTCACTGGTTCGCAGTATGACGATAGCATCACGGGCAACGGATGGAACAATGTTCTGGACGGCGGCGACGGCGCTGACAACCTGGACGGCGGCGGTGGGCGCGATACCCTGGACGGCGGCGCTGGCAACGACTTCCTGCTGGGCGGCGCTGACAACGACTCCCTGTATGGCGGCGACTGGAACTTTTCCGACACCCTGGACGGCGGCGACGGCGACGACACCCTGGATGGCGGCGCCGGCCGCGACTCCCTGCTGGGCGGCGCTGGCGACGATTCCCTGTATGGCGGTGACGAGGACTTTTTCGACACCCTGGACGGCGGCGACGGCGACGACACCCTGAATGGCGGCGAAGCTTACGACTCCCTGCTGGGCGGCGCTGGCAACGATTCCCTGTACGGCGGCAATGAATCCTGGAACGACACGCTGGACGGTGGCGCGGGCAACGACACCCTGGTCGGCGGTGCCGGGTCTGACCTCCTGGACGGTGGAACGGAGACCGACACGGCGGACTACAGCGCCAGCAGCACCTGGGTGAATATTGACATGAATCTCGCCACGGAGCAGACCGGCGGCGGCGACGGCAACCACGCCCTGGGCGACACCCTGGTGAGCATCGAGAACGTCACTGGTTCGCAGTATGACGATAGCATCACGGGCAACGGATGGAACAATGTTCTGGATGGAGGCGACGGCGCTGACATCCTGGACGGTGGCGCTGGGCGCGATAACCTGAACGGTGGCGCGGGCAACGACTCCCTGGACGGCGGCGCAGGCGACGACTTCCTGCTGGGCGGCGCGGGCAACGACTCCCTGTATGGCGGCGAAAGGAACTTTTCCGACACCCTGGACGGCGGCGACGGCTACGACACCCTGGACGGTGGCACAGGCGACGACTCCCTGCTGGGCGGCGCTGGCAACGACTCCCTGTATGGCGGCGACTGGAACTTTGCCGACACCCTGGACGGCGGCGACGGCGACGACACCCTGAATGGCGGCGAAGCTTACGACTCCCTGCTGGGCGGCGCTGGCAACGACTTCCTGTACGGCGGCAATGAATCCTGGAACGACACCCTGGACGGTGGCGCTGGCAACGACATCCTGGTCGGCGGTGCCGGTGCTGACGTCCTGGACGGTGGAACGGAGACCGACACGGCGGACTACAGCGCGAGCGATGCGGCTGTTCAGGTGAACCTGAACCTTACCACGGCCCAGACCGGCGGTCATGCCAAGGGAGATGTGCTCACCGGCATCGAGAACCTCACAGGTTCAAACCACAACGACGTGCTCACCGGCGACGGTCGGGCCAACGTCCTGTACGGCGGCGACGGCAACGACCAGCTCATCGGCGGTGCCGGGGCGGACCTGCTGAACGGCGGCGCGGGCAACGACACGGCTGACTACAGCACCAGCAGCGCGGCTGTAAACATCGACCTGCGGCGCACCGGCGCCCAGTCCGGTGGTGACGCCCAGGGCGACACCCTGGTCGGCATCGAGCGCGTCATCGGCTCGAACCACAACGATACCATCATCGGCAGCAACGGAACGGACTACCTGTACGGCATGGACGGCAATGACGATGTCCGGGCCGCCTATGGCGACGACACTCTGGATGGCGGCGCGGGCAATGACTCCCTGTGGGGTGCTAAGGACGTAAACCTTCTGCTTGGCGGCGACGGCGACGACAAGCTCTACGGCCAGGGCAACAACGACACCCTGGTCGGCGGTGCCGGGGCGGACCTGCTGGACGGCGGAACGGAGACCGACACGGCGGACTACAGCGCCAGCAGCACCTGGGTGAATATAGACATGAATCTCGCCACGGCGCAGACCGGCGGCGGCGACGGCAACCACGCCCTGGGTGACACCCTGGTGAGCATCGAGAACGTCACTGGTTCGCAGTATGACGATAGCATCACGGGCAACGGATGGAACAATGTTCTGGATGGAGGCGACGGCGCTGACACCCTGTACGGCGGCGGTGGGCACGATACCCTGAACGGTGGCGCGGGCAACGACTCCCTGTACGGCGGCGTCGAAGCCCAATACGACCACCTGGACGGCGGCAGCGGCAACGACACCCTGGATGGCGGCGCTGGCAACGACTTCCTGCTGGGCGGCGCTGGCAACGACTCCCTGTATGGCGGCGACTGGAACTTTGTCGACACCCTGGACGGCGGCGACGGCGACGACACCCTGGATGGCGGCGAAGGCCGCGACTCCCTGCTGGGCGGCGCTGGCAACGATTCCCTGTATGGCGGCTTCGAAGCCTATAGCGACCACCTGTACGGCGGCAGCGGCGCTGACACCCTGGACGGCGGCGCTGGCTACGACTTCCTGCTGGGCGGTGACGGCAACGACTCCCTGTATGGCGGCGAAAGGAACTTTTCCGACACCCTGGACGGCGGCGACGGCGACGACACCCTGGATGGCGGCTATGGCCGCGACTCCCTGCTGGGCGGCGCTGGCAACGACTTCCTGTACGGCGGCAATGAATCCTGGAACGACACCCTGGACGGAGGCGCGGGCAACGACACCCTGGACGGTGGCGCGGGCAACGACGTGCTTTATGGCGGCGGTGGAATTGATTCCCTGTTTGGCGATGCCGGGAATGACATCCTGCACCTGAACCCGGCCACAACCGGCCTGCTCGACGGCAGCGGAACCATCCTGCCGACGCACATCGGTATGCTCGATGGCGGAGCCGGAACAGACACTCTGGTTCTGGACGGTCACGACGGCAGCGGTGTGACGCTCGACCTCTCCGCCCTTGTCACAGCAGCGAAGATCACCGGCATTGAGCGCATCGACATCACCGGCGGCGATGACGACAACAATATCCTGACGCTCAAAGCCAGCGACGTCTTCGCCACCTCCGGCGGCAACTCGCTGTACATAGACGGAGACGCCGGCGACAGGGTGACCACGACTGATACCGGCTGGACAGCAAGCGTGGACGTAACCATGAATGGCCAAGCGTATCATCATTACGTCAATGAAAGCTATAACTTATACGTTGATGCGGATATAGGCCAACTGAATATCATTCACTCTTAG